TTTCTTAACCACTGCACCATCCTCATCCTCAACAAAACCACTCAAGGATAAAGCTGAATTCTCAAAATTCCAAACCCTCACCGTAAAAAACACGGTACCACCACCCTCAAACCCCATCGGAAAGTCTAACTTCCCCCATGCTGGAAGCATTCCCCTTCAATGACTTTTGGTAGTAGTTCCCAAGAAGGTAAGTGTAGAGCACCGCCCAGAGAGCATCGCTGAAATAAGCGTTAAGCTTGGGAGGATTATCAACCACGAAAGCAATGTATACAACGACGAAGGCGCTCACTATCAGTACTGGAAGGGGTATAGTGCTATTCTTGAGCACCCACCATACTTCCACACCCCAGAGCAAGAGCAACGAAACCTGAACAACAAAAGAAAAATCAAAATACCAGTAGTAAATATTGACAAGGGCATCCCATAGTAATAATAAAAGGGGAAGCGATAAGAGTACTTTAAACACAAAGTTGTCCATTAGACATCACCCCCAGAAACCTTTCACGAACTCCCATAGCTTGTCCCCCAAGTTACCCTTGGAATAATATACTGTGACTATGACCACTATTACCTTTATTGTATTTTCGCCGAAGTTTTCTAATCTCTGAATCCTCATTTCCCTGTCAATTTTTGCCTGAGCACTACCATAATAGAAGAACGTTGTTGAGGTCGTTAGAGCTTTGTCTTTGAACAGGACACTGCCATTTTCGTCAAAAACATCCAGCCTAAGAGTAATGGAGTATTCCGTATCCCAGTACGCAATTTGATGCAATACATTTGGATTCACGTCACCCTGAATAGTGGATGACAGCAAGAGGTGATTGTCAGATAGCCCAAAATGGGAAGCAAAATCATTATCCACCCTGCCAAGGTTGATTGGAACACTCCTAGACGAGTGTGGTGGCACTTCTTTAAATGCACTCAGATAGAAAACCCCCTCTATCCTCTGAAAACGCACGTAATTAATGTCATCTTCCTCCCTCTTCACTTCACTCCGGAAGGTGATGTTGTTTAGTTGCACTCCAATCGTTTCTGAATTATCGTTCTCGACCTGTAATAGACATTCAAAAGAACCTCCTAAGCCAACTCTTGAAGGACACTCTATTTCCATGCTTATATTAGCAATTAAATCTTTGACAACCTTCACCCTCCCGCTTTTCTCATCCTCCATGAATTTTTCTCCTCCCACAATGCTATAAGCTTTTACCGTGTATGAGTGCTCGCCCGTCAGGGCGAGCCAGTGAAGGTTGAAGGTTTCCTCTGAATTAGCGTTAATGACCCCTTGAGTACCGTCAACCAAGTTACCATCAACGTAAAGCTCTAACTCCATATTCTGACTTGTGAGGTGAGTACTCTTAACCTTAACCGTGAAACTCACCGAATCACCGTCCTCTGGTTTTTGGGGTGAAATGCTAACGCTGCTGATTTTCAAGCTTCCCGTGTTACCATTATCATCTTCAACGATAATGCTCCCCTCATCGTGCTTTTCATACCCGTTG
This portion of the Thermococcus sp. genome encodes:
- a CDS encoding CARDB domain-containing protein, giving the protein MRTEFNGYEKHDEGSIIVEDDNGNTGSLKISSVSISPQKPEDGDSVSFTVKVKSTHLTSQNMELELYVDGNLVDGTQGVINANSEETFNLHWLALTGEHSYTVKAYSIVGGEKFMEDEKSGRVKVVKDLIANISMEIECPSRVGLGGSFECLLQVENDNSETIGVQLNNITFRSEVKREEDDINYVRFQRIEGVFYLSAFKEVPPHSSRSVPINLGRVDNDFASHFGLSDNHLLLSSTIQGDVNPNVLHQIAYWDTEYSITLRLDVFDENGSVLFKDKALTTSTTFFYYGSAQAKIDREMRIQRLENFGENTIKVIVVIVTVYYSKGNLGDKLWEFVKGFWG